The following are encoded in a window of Candidatus Neomarinimicrobiota bacterium genomic DNA:
- a CDS encoding VWA domain-containing protein, whose amino-acid sequence MIIFANPWYLAGLILIPLFYLWQRKVGQKNEGSIRISSATLISKNMKRLGRNRIRILTFLQYLTITLVIMGLSRPRLRDSLTETNVDVVDIVLVIDISSSMLATDFPPNRLEAVKKTAKAFIGARSGDRIGVLVFAGESFIQCPLTVDQDVLISLMDEVNVAEQSYDGTAIGMAIANATNRLRHSDAKSKVMILLSDGSNNAGELDPLTSADLASNFGIKIYTIGAGTNQDVSFIPGRGYIRNEIDEETLRSIADRTNGQYFRATNVSGLEQVYATIDELERTEIEIKEYTQYKELFGWFLIPALIFGLGGQTMDRTIFRRRI is encoded by the coding sequence ATGATAATATTCGCAAATCCATGGTATCTGGCGGGATTAATACTAATTCCACTATTTTATTTATGGCAGCGTAAAGTTGGCCAAAAGAACGAAGGTAGCATTCGAATTTCTTCTGCGACCCTTATTTCTAAAAACATGAAACGCCTTGGTCGTAACAGAATACGTATTCTTACCTTTTTACAATATTTAACAATTACATTGGTCATAATGGGACTTTCCCGTCCACGTCTCCGCGATTCACTTACAGAAACAAATGTGGATGTGGTGGATATCGTATTGGTTATTGATATCAGTTCATCCATGCTGGCAACAGATTTTCCACCTAATCGATTAGAAGCAGTTAAAAAAACGGCCAAAGCCTTTATTGGTGCACGCAGTGGTGACCGTATTGGTGTCCTTGTTTTTGCCGGGGAATCCTTTATTCAGTGCCCATTGACTGTAGATCAAGATGTTTTGATATCTTTGATGGATGAAGTGAATGTAGCTGAACAATCTTATGATGGTACGGCCATTGGTATGGCCATCGCCAATGCCACCAATCGTCTCCGGCATAGTGATGCCAAAAGCAAGGTTATGATTTTATTATCAGATGGCAGTAATAATGCAGGCGAATTGGATCCTCTTACATCGGCCGATTTGGCCTCTAACTTTGGCATTAAAATTTATACAATTGGTGCAGGTACAAATCAGGATGTTTCTTTCATCCCTGGAAGGGGATATATCCGGAATGAAATAGATGAGGAAACTTTAAGGTCCATTGCCGATCGAACCAACGGACAATATTTCAGAGCAACTAATGTTTCGGGGCTTGAGCAAGTATATGCCACGATTGATGAATTGGAACGGACTGAAATTGAGATTAAGGAATATACTCAATATAAAGAATTATTCGGATGGTTCCTCATTCCCGCCTTGATATTTGGGCTGGGTGGTCAAACTATGGATCGCACCATATTCAGGCGGCGTATATGA
- a CDS encoding twin-arginine translocase TatA/TatE family subunit, whose amino-acid sequence MPGGWEMVVIALVILLMFGAKKLPELAKGLGQGIREFKGAVDGVKDEMKDAQDSVESDNDISDKDAD is encoded by the coding sequence ATGCCCGGCGGATGGGAAATGGTAGTCATTGCCTTGGTGATTTTATTGATGTTTGGCGCCAAAAAATTGCCGGAACTGGCAAAAGGATTGGGACAGGGAATTCGAGAATTCAAAGGTGCTGTCGACGGTGTAAAAGATGAAATGAAGGACGCCCAAGATTCTGTAGAATCTGACAATGACATATCTGATAAAGACGCCGATTAA
- the pssA gene encoding CDP-diacylglycerol--serine O-phosphatidyltransferase gives MQKNRNKPKRLKRAFIPNVATVFNMFLGFLAITLILNGEPIKAGWVMMVGVLFDVIDGKLARLLGLTSRFGTEFDSLADTISFCAVPSVLIYSVYVEGLPNILGAVISFMPLVFGTIRLAKFNIDSEDDPKPYFTGLTTPLAAITIVGFMLFNFQMYGDMGDSRLALFLVAVLSFLMLSRIRFSKFPLLSFKKGRSNNFRLVGLFIVLITLIMFKGLILFPLMAIYISWSIIQWMLDHDRFEEDANLKTHQGDFNE, from the coding sequence CACCGTATTCAATATGTTTTTAGGATTCTTGGCAATTACGCTTATTTTGAATGGTGAACCAATTAAAGCTGGTTGGGTCATGATGGTTGGCGTCTTGTTCGATGTAATTGATGGTAAACTGGCGCGTCTGCTGGGGCTCACATCCCGCTTTGGGACTGAATTTGACTCATTGGCGGACACCATCTCTTTTTGCGCTGTTCCGTCCGTACTTATTTACAGCGTTTATGTTGAAGGATTGCCAAATATACTTGGAGCGGTCATCAGCTTTATGCCATTGGTTTTTGGTACAATCAGGTTGGCAAAGTTCAATATTGATTCGGAGGATGATCCCAAACCATATTTTACTGGTTTAACCACACCACTAGCTGCCATAACAATTGTAGGATTTATGCTTTTCAATTTCCAGATGTATGGCGATATGGGAGATTCTAGACTGGCATTATTTTTAGTGGCTGTATTAAGTTTTTTAATGTTGAGCCGTATTCGATTTTCGAAATTCCCTCTTCTCAGTTTTAAAAAAGGTCGCTCAAATAATTTTAGATTAGTTGGATTATTCATTGTTCTAATTACATTGATCATGTTCAAGGGATTGATTCTTTTTCCACTTATGGCAATATATATTTCATGGTCGATAATTCAATGGATGTTGGATCATGATCGTTTTGAGGAAGATGCAAATTTAAAAACACATCAAGGAGATTTTAATGAATAA